Genomic window (Flavobacteriales bacterium):
CGGCGAGGCCTTCATCTTCACCAACGACCACGATCCCAAGCCGCTCTACTACCAGATCGAAGCGGAGAACAAGTTGCCCTTCACCTGGGAATATCTGCAGGCCGGGCCGGAGGTGTGGCAGGTGAAAGTGGCCAAGACGAAGGCCTGAAGCGGAGCTTGCCGCTTCGACTCTTGTATTCCTCTTAACACGCATTGCCCGAAGGCCGTCGACCGGTTCCAGCGCCTCGGATCCTATAAAAGCATTGCAATACTTGTATTGGTCGATCCATGCTAACTTGCGCCCGATCATCCGATCACAAAGCAGAACCATGGAAACAACGACCGAGAACATCCTGGACGTGACCCAGCTGGCGCCGCCGGTGAAGCACTCCACCATCTTCGCACGCATCGCCGAACTGAAGGACGGTGAGAGCCTCATCCTCCACAACGATCACGACCCGGCACCGCTGCGCCACCAGTTGGGGCACACGCACCAGGACACCATTGGCTGGGAATACCTGGAAAAAGGCCCACAGTCGTGGAAGGTGAAACTGACCAAGCAACAGCCCCGCAACAACGAGGCGGGCCGGAACATCCTGGACGTGACCAAGCTGCCACCGGAGATCAAGCACTCCACCATTTTCGGGCGCCTCGACGCGCTGCAAAGTGGCGAGAGCCTGACCATCCACAATGACCACGACCCCGCCCCGCTGCGCTACCACTTACAGGCCGAGCATGGCGACGCCTACGGCTGGGAGTATTTGGAGCAGGGACCCGATTGGTGGAAGGTGAAGATCACCAAGCGCATCACCAAGGAGAATTCCGCCGAAGGGAACAACCTGGACGTTACCAAGCTGGCGCCCCGCGAAAAACACCCCACCATCTTCTCACGCTACCATGCCTTGAAGGAGGGCGAGAGCCTCACCATCCACAACGACCACGACCCCAAGCCGCTCTACTATCAGATGCAGGGCGAGATGGGCGACGTGTTCACTTGGGAATACCTGGAGCAGGGGCCTGCATGGTGGAGGGTGAAGATCATCAAGCGGCCTAGTGGCCAAGGCGCCGAAACGCTGGCGGAGATCGTGACCAAGGACATGGGGAAGGCGGAGGTATTCAAGAAGTACGGCCTTGACTTCTGCTGCAATGGGCACCTCACCGTGCGCGAAGCCTGCGCTGCCAAGGGTCTGGATGTGGTCCGGATTGAACAGGAACTGCGTGAAGGGAACCACGCGAGCACGTCAGCGGCACTGCCCTACAACGATTGGGGGATCGACTTCCTGGCTGACTTTATCGTGAACACCCACCACGCCTACCTGCGCAAGACCCTGCCCGACCTGCAGAAATATGCCGCCAAGGTGGAGGAAGTACACGGGATGAACCACCCCGAACTGCACCTCGTGCGCCGCTATGTGGATGAGGTGGCTGCGGAATTCAACGCACACCTGCCCGAGGAGGAGCGCAACATGTTCCCCTACATCAAGCAAATGGTGGCCGCCAAGAACAGCGGACAACCCTTGCCCGCCAGTACCATGGGGCGCTTCAAGGACAACCTGGACGCTTTGATGAAAGAGCACGCGCTTGTCGGTAGAAAGCTGGACCAGATCAATGAGGTGACCGAAGGCTACGGCCTGCCGGGCGATGCCTGCGCCAGCTACACCCTGCTCTACCGCATGCTGCACGAGCTGGAGGACGACACCCACGTGCATATCCACTTGGAGAACAACATCCTCTTTCCCAAGGCGACGGAACTGGAGAAGTCGTTCCACTAAGAACGGCAGCATTGATGAAGCGGGAAGCGATGCGCTGCCGTGCAGGCAAGGAGGTGGCCTCTTGCGCCCCGCTCCATCCATGATCCATCGAACACCCATGATCACGATCAACGCCAATACGAAGATCTCCGCGCTGCTGAAGGAAGATCCTGCGGCCTTGGAAGCCATCATCAGCCTCTCGCCCAAGTTCACCAAGCTGCGCAACCCGCTGCTGCGCAAACTGATGGCCTCGCGCGCCACCATCCGCATGGCCAGCAAGATCGGGGGCGTTAGGCCGGAAGCCTTCTTCGCCAAGCTGGAACCCTTGGGCTTCGTCATCGACAAGGCGGAGGCCGTGGAGGAAACCGTAGCGCCCACGCCCATGCCGGAGTTCATGAAGCACATCACGCCGGAGAACGTGCTGGAGCTGGACGTGCAGCCCATCCTGAACGAAGGCAAGGACCCCTTCACCCTGATCCTCGGAAAGGTGAAGGCCTTGGAGCCTCGGCAAACGCTGAAGATCATCAACGACTTCGAGCCCATCCCGCTGATCCTGCTGCTGGAAAAACAAGGCTTCAAGACCTACTCGGAGATGGTGGACGGTGGTTTATACCACACGTGGTTCTTCAAGGCGGATGCCAGCACCATCCCGAGCGCCACCGTGAAGGGCAATGCCGATGACTTCGATACGTGGGTGAAGAAGTTCGAGGGGCACACCACCACCATCGACGTGCGCCACTTGGAGATGCCCTTGCCCATGCTCACCATTCTGGACGAGTTGGATAAGCTCCCAGACGGCCAAGCACTCTACGTGGACCACAAGCGGATCCCCGTGTTCCTGCTGCCCGAACTGGAAGAACGGAAGTTCGAGTACCGCGCCAAGGAGATCAGTGAGGGCAACGTGAAGCTCTTCATCTTCAAGCCCTGAATGATAGGTCCGGCCCTGAGCAGCAACGTGGCCCGTACCACCTCGCACAAGGTGGTGATCCCGTTCTATGTCTATGCGGCGGTATCGTTCCTGGTGGCCACCGTTCTGCTGCTCACATCGCGCGGTGCCTTCACCGGCCATTATTTCCAGCCGCACATCCTGGCCATCACCCATGTGATGGCGCTTGGCTGGGCCACCATGATCATCTTGGGCGCCAGCCACCAACTGGTGCCGGTGCTGATCGAGAACGACCTCTACAGCACCAAGCTGGGCCATCTGTCCTTCGGTCTGGCCGCCGTGGGCATTCCGCTGCTGGTGTATGGTTTCTACACCTTCGACCTGGGTCTTGTGGCCCAATTGGGCGGCTCGTTGGTTACGGCTGCGGTGCTCGTCTACTGCGTCAACATCGCCCTCAGCATTTCCGATAGCAAACGGAAGAACGTCCACGCGGTGTTCGTCTTCACGGCCACCCTTTGGTTGCTGCTCACGGTGTCGCTCGGGCTGGCGATGCTCTTCAACTTCACTGCGTTCGTGTTGCCCCAGGACTCCTTGTACTTCCTCTCCCTGCATGCCCACCTCGGTCTGGTGGGTTGGTTCCTGTTGCTGGTGATGGGTGTGGGCTCGCGGCTGATCCCCATGTTCCTGATCTCCAAATACAGCGCCCCCCGGCTGCTGTGGGTGGTGTTCGCGCTGGTGAACACGGGACTCGTGCTCTACGGCCTGCTGTTCCTCTTCCATGCGGCGCCGGGCCTCAGCTTCGTACCCGCAGGCATGGTGCTGTTGGCCTTGCTGCTCTTCGCGTACTACTGCAGGCAGGCCTACACCCAACGCATCCGGAAGAAGGTGGACGACCAGATGAAGATCTCGTTGTTGGCCGTGGCCCTGCTGCTACTGCCCACGGTGGTGCTGCTGGCACTGATCGGCGTGCTGCTGGCCTCGTCCAGCGCACATGCCAATGTGGTGCTGCTCTACGGCTTCACCATCTTCTTCGGTTGGCTTACGGCGATCATTCTGGGCATGACCTTCAAGACCCTGCCCTTCATTGTCTGGAACAAACTGTACAGCCACCGCGCCTCACTGGGTAAGATGCCCAGCCCGAAGGACCTGTTCAGCGAGCGGGTGTACCGGGCCATGGCGCTGGCCTACCTGTTGGGCTTTGTCCTCTTCGGCTGCGGCATCCTCTTCGCTGCACCGATCCTGCTGGTGACAGGCAGCATCGCTCTGCTGACCACCGCGGTGCTGTACAACTGGAACGTCCTGCGTTTGGTGAACCACAAGCCTTTCCGAAAATGAACAT
Coding sequences:
- a CDS encoding DUF2249 domain-containing protein, with protein sequence MITINANTKISALLKEDPAALEAIISLSPKFTKLRNPLLRKLMASRATIRMASKIGGVRPEAFFAKLEPLGFVIDKAEAVEETVAPTPMPEFMKHITPENVLELDVQPILNEGKDPFTLILGKVKALEPRQTLKIINDFEPIPLILLLEKQGFKTYSEMVDGGLYHTWFFKADASTIPSATVKGNADDFDTWVKKFEGHTTTIDVRHLEMPLPMLTILDELDKLPDGQALYVDHKRIPVFLLPELEERKFEYRAKEISEGNVKLFIFKP
- a CDS encoding cytochrome C oxidase subunit I, translated to MIGPALSSNVARTTSHKVVIPFYVYAAVSFLVATVLLLTSRGAFTGHYFQPHILAITHVMALGWATMIILGASHQLVPVLIENDLYSTKLGHLSFGLAAVGIPLLVYGFYTFDLGLVAQLGGSLVTAAVLVYCVNIALSISDSKRKNVHAVFVFTATLWLLLTVSLGLAMLFNFTAFVLPQDSLYFLSLHAHLGLVGWFLLLVMGVGSRLIPMFLISKYSAPRLLWVVFALVNTGLVLYGLLFLFHAAPGLSFVPAGMVLLALLLFAYYCRQAYTQRIRKKVDDQMKISLLAVALLLLPTVVLLALIGVLLASSSAHANVVLLYGFTIFFGWLTAIILGMTFKTLPFIVWNKLYSHRASLGKMPSPKDLFSERVYRAMALAYLLGFVLFGCGILFAAPILLVTGSIALLTTAVLYNWNVLRLVNHKPFRK
- the ric gene encoding iron-sulfur cluster repair di-iron protein — protein: MTKENSAEGNNLDVTKLAPREKHPTIFSRYHALKEGESLTIHNDHDPKPLYYQMQGEMGDVFTWEYLEQGPAWWRVKIIKRPSGQGAETLAEIVTKDMGKAEVFKKYGLDFCCNGHLTVREACAAKGLDVVRIEQELREGNHASTSAALPYNDWGIDFLADFIVNTHHAYLRKTLPDLQKYAAKVEEVHGMNHPELHLVRRYVDEVAAEFNAHLPEEERNMFPYIKQMVAAKNSGQPLPASTMGRFKDNLDALMKEHALVGRKLDQINEVTEGYGLPGDACASYTLLYRMLHELEDDTHVHIHLENNILFPKATELEKSFH